One genomic segment of Brassica napus cultivar Da-Ae chromosome A3, Da-Ae, whole genome shotgun sequence includes these proteins:
- the LOC106452790 gene encoding pentatricopeptide repeat-containing protein At4g31070, mitochondrial-like yields the protein MARSFPSRLNLDLGNRLKRLVSEQLHDEALRLYKQKIHPLGTDGFTAILPSVIKACSFQQEPFLINEQLHCLCLKSGAGLDTVVSNSLVSMYVKFSNTFSARKLFDEMLERDTVSYCSIVNCYIQDGLLYEAVKLLKEMYFDGFVPKSELVASLLSLCTRVGRSSKVARMLHALSLVDERMQGSVLLSTALVDMYLKFDDPATAFYVFERMEVKNEVSWTAMISGCVANGNYKMGVGLFLAMQRENLRPNRVTLMSILPACVELGSGLRLVKEIHGFSFRNGFDSDDRLTSALVTMYCRCGDVRLARLLFEESKVRDVVMWSSMIGGYAEAGDCSEAMNLLSQMREEGTEPNLVTLLAVVSACKHSASLSFASRIHSYILKCGFMSSILLGNALIDMYAKCGSLLAAREVFYQLSEKDLVSWSSMINAYGLHGHGSEALEIFQEMLKSGEKLDAMAFLAVLSACNHAGLVEEAQKIFREAEKINRMTLTLEHYACYINLLGRSGKIDDAVEAVKNMPMKPSARIWSSLLSACEIHDRRDVSHEIIASELMKSEPDNPANYVLLSKIHAESGNCYGAEEVRRVMLRRGLNKCYGFSKVES from the coding sequence ATGGCAAGATCTTTCCCTTCCCGCCTAAACTTGGATCTCGGCAATAGGCTAAAGAGATTGGTGTCGGAACAACTCCACGACGAAGCATTGAGACTCTACAAGCAAAAGATTCATCCTTTAGGCACTGATGGCTTCACAGCGATTCTCCCTTCCGTCATCAAAGCTTGCTCTTTTCAGCAAGAGCCTTTCTTAATCAACGAACAGCTTCATTGCCTTTGTCTCAAGTCAGGCGCTGGTCTTGACACCGTTGTCTCCAATTCACTCGTCTCTATGTATGTGAAATTCTCTAACACATTCTCTGCTCGCAAGCTGTTCGATGAAATGCTTGAAAGAGATACCGTTAGCTATTGCTCCATTGTGAATTGTTATATCCAAGATGGGTTGTTGTATGAAGCGGTTAAGTTGTTAAAGGAGATGTATTTTGATGGATTTGTTCCGAAGTCCGAGCTAGTTGCGTCTTTATTGTCTCTGTGTACTCGTGTGGGTAGGAGTAGTAAGGTTGCGAGAATGCTTCATGCTCTTTCTCTTGTTGATGAGAGGATGCAGGGATCGGTTCTCTTATCAACGGCGTTGGTTGATATGTACTTGAAGTTTGATGATCCTGCAACGGCCTTTTATGTGTTTGAacgaatggaggtgaagaatgaGGTTTCTTGGACCGCTATGATCTCTGGTTGCGTTGCGAATGGTAACTACAAAATGGGCGTTGGTTTGTTTCTAGCAATGCAGAGAGAAAACTTGAGGCCTAATCGTGTAACGCTGATGTCTATTCTACCCGCGTGTGTGGAATTGGGTTCTGGATTAAGGCTGGTGAAGGAGATTCATGGGTTTTCGTTTCGTAATGGATTTGATTCTGACGATCGGTTAACGTCTGCTCTTGTGACCATGTACTGCAGATGTGGTGATGTACGTCTCGCTAGGTTACTATTTGAAGAATCAAAAGTTAGAGATGTTGTGATGTGGAGTTCGATGATTGGTGGCTATGCAGAAGCTGGAGACTGCTCTGAAGCTATGAACCTGTTAAGTCAAATGAGAGAAGAAGGAACTGAACCCAACTTGGTTACTCTGTTGGCCGTTGTCTCAGCTTGCAAACATTCAGCATCACTGAGTTTTGCATCTAGAATCCATTCTTACATCCTGAAATGTGGCTTCATGTCAAGCATCTTATTGGGAAACGCCCTCATAGATATGTATGCAAAGTGTGGGAGCCTTCTTGCTGCACGTGAAGTATTTTATCAACTTAGTGAGAAAGATCTTGTGTCATGGAGCTCAATGATAAATGCATACGGTCTTCATGGACATGGTTCTGAAGCTTTAGAGATctttcaagagatgcttaagAGTGGAGAGAAACTAGATGCAATGGCTTTTCTTGCAGTTTTATCGGCATGTAACCATGCTGGTCTGGTAGAAGAAGCTCAAAAGATATTCAGGGAAGCTGAAAAGATTAACCGAATGACACTCACATTGGAGCACTATGCTTGCTATATCAATCTTCTTGGCAGGTCTGGGAAGATCGACGATGCTGTTGAGGCTGTTAAAAATATGCCCATGAAACCAAGCGCAAGAATATGGAGTTCTCTGCTATCTGCTTGCGAGATTCATGACAGGCGTGATGTTTCACATGAGATAATTGCAAGTGAGTTAATGAAATCTGAACCTGACAATCCAGCCAATTACGTGTTGCTGAGCAAGATTCACGCAGAATCTGGTAACTGCTATGGTGCAGAAGAAGTGAGGAGAGTTATGCTGAGACGAGGACTGAACAAATGCTACGGATTCAGTAAAGTTGAATCCTGA